The DNA segment GGTTTTTTTATGTCCGGGTTATCGCACCGGCCTGGCCTGCGTACAGTGCGGCCATCGTCAGGACTCTCTTGTGACGCGAATGCATGCGCCATGCACATGCACCACCATGAGGCACAGAACTTGCTGCCTGCACGGTAAAGCTCCGCATGCCCCACCATGACTTCTGCCCTGCATTACCTGATTGCCGTCCGCCGCTGTGAAATGGGCGAGCTGGAGCAACTGCTGCACACCAGCACCCTGGTGCGCCAACTGGGTGCGCTGATCCATGCGCTGCAGGCCGAGCGCGGCCTGTCCAACATCGTGCTGGCCAGTGGTGGGCAGCGCGGCACCAGCGTTCGGCTGGCGCAGGTCCAGACAGCGGACCGCTGCACGGCACAGCTGCACCAGGCACTGGCGCAACTCGATCTGAATGCCTTCCAGGGCGGTCACGGTGCGCGGCTGTTCAACCATATCGCCTATGTGTTGCAGGGGCTGGACGCCTTGCCCGCGCTGCGCCAGCAGGTCAGCGCGCTGGCGCTGACACCCGATGCCGCCACAGCGGCCTATATCCGCCTGATCGCTGGCCTGCTGGCCGTGGTCTTCGAGGCGGCCGACAGCGCCACCGAGCCAGGCATTTCCCGCCTGCTGGTGGCCATGTTCCACTTCATGCAAGGCAAGGAGCTGGCCGGCCAGGAGCGAGCCACCGGGGCCGCTGCCTTTGGCAGCGGCCGCAGCCAGGCCGCACGCCAGCAGCACTGGCTGCATCTGATCGACGCGCAGGAGCGCTGCTTTCAGGTGTTTGCCGATTGCGCACCCGCCACGCCATTGGCGCTGTGGGAAAAGACCCAGCACCACAACCCCGAGTTGCTGGTGATCGAGCGCATGCGCCGCATGGGCTGCACCGCCGCCACCGGTCAGGCCCTGGATGCCGAGCTGAGCACACCCTGGTTTGAAGCCTGCACCGCCCGCATGGATGCCTTGTATGCCATCGAGGTGCAGCTGGCTGACGAGCTGCAGCAACGCTGCACCGCCCAGCTGCAGGCGGCCCGACAGGCGCCAGAGCCACGGGCACTGTTGCAGCGCAGCGCCGGTGCGGGTGACGCCCCTGCCCCCGCAGCGCCCGACGGCCTGCCCGATTTCTTCCATGCACCAGCCCCCGAAACCACGCTGCAACTGGGCAACAGCCTGGCACCGCAGCTGGGCCAGTCGGTGCTGAGCCTGGTCCAGGAGCAATCCCAACGGCTGCGGGCCATGCAAGCCGAACTGGAAACCGTGCGCTCCGCCCTGACCGAACGCAAGACGCTGGAGCGCGCCAAGGGTCTGCTGATGGCGCACCGCCAGCTCAGCGAGAGCGAAGCACACAAGCTGCTGCGCCAGACCGCGATGAACCAGAACCGCCGCCTGATCGATGTGGCCGAGGCCGTGCTGGCCATGGCCGATCTGCTGCCGCCGGCGCAGGGCTGACCTTCCCGCACACCATCCGAAACGCACCAACACACAGCAGCACTGGCGCCGGCACCCCTGCTGCAGCGCACCAAAACCGCGCTGCCATCCACCGATATGCGCACTGCAAAGCGCATCACCGCGCTCCATAGGCGGTGCTTCCCTGGGGAAACCCGCCGCTGGCAAGCTGGCACGGTTTCTGCATTCCTTGGCGGTGAATCCCGGCCAACGGCGGTCTGGAATCAGCCCCCACACACAGGACAACGGCGTCCCCATCCCCTGCGCACCGCAGACGGATCGGGACGCCGTTGTGCTTTGCAGCGCTGGAAACAGCCCTGTGGTGGGATCCGTCGTTCCGTTGAAAAAGCATTCGCCCCACGCACTGGAAGGAGCCGAACCATGGCACAGCACACCCCGGATACCGCTTGCACTCCCCCATCCACCCCGGCAGACCCCATGGAAGCGGGCAGCCGCCGCCAGTTTCTGCGCCAGGCTGGCGGCATCGCCGCAGGTGCCGCCCTGTACACCCAGTTGGGACATGGTGGCGTATGGGCCGCCGGATCGGACGCCCCGGAGAAAAAGGAAGTGAAGATCGGCTTCATCCCGCTGACGGATTGCGCCAGCGTGGTCATGGCCTCGGTGCTGGGGCTGGACCAGAAGTACGGCGTCAAGATCATTCCCACCAAGGAAGCCAGCTGGGCCGGCGTGCGTGACAAGCTGGTCAACGGCGAGCTCGACTTCGCCCATGTCCTCTACGGCCTGGTCTACGGGCTGCACCTGGGTGTGAGCGGGCCCAAGAAGGAAATGGCCGTGCTGATGACGCTCAACCAAAACGGCCAGGCCATCACCCTGTCCAAGAAACTGGCGGACAAAGGCGCAGTGGATGCCGCCAGCCTGGCCAAGCTCATGGCCAGCGACAAGCGCGAATACACCTTTGCCCAGACCTTCCCCACCGGCACCCATGCCATGTGGCTCTATTACTGGTTGGCATCGGCCGGGATCGACCCGCTCAAGGACGCCAAGGTCATCACCGTGCCACCGCCGCAAATGGTGGCCAATATGCGCATTGGCAATATGGATGGCTTCTGCGTGGGCGAACCCTGGGGCCACCGCGCCATCATGGACAACATCGGCATCACCGCCGTCACCACGCAGGACATCTGGCAGGGCCACCCCGAAAAAGTGCTGGGCACCACAGCCGAATTCGCACAGAAAAACCCCAACACGGCGCGCGCCGTGATGATGGCCATTCTGGAAGCCGGCCGGTGGATCGACGCCAGCCTGCAGAACAAGCTGAAGATGGCCGAGACCATTGCCGGCAAAGCCTATGTGAACACCAGCGTGGACGCCATCAACCAGCGCATCCTGGGCCGTTACCAGAACGGTCTGGGCAAGACCTGGGACGACCCGAACCACATGAAGTTCTTTGCCGATGGCGCGGT comes from the Comamonas terrigena NBRC 13299 genome and includes:
- a CDS encoding nitrate regulatory protein; this encodes MTSALHYLIAVRRCEMGELEQLLHTSTLVRQLGALIHALQAERGLSNIVLASGGQRGTSVRLAQVQTADRCTAQLHQALAQLDLNAFQGGHGARLFNHIAYVLQGLDALPALRQQVSALALTPDAATAAYIRLIAGLLAVVFEAADSATEPGISRLLVAMFHFMQGKELAGQERATGAAAFGSGRSQAARQQHWLHLIDAQERCFQVFADCAPATPLALWEKTQHHNPELLVIERMRRMGCTAATGQALDAELSTPWFEACTARMDALYAIEVQLADELQQRCTAQLQAARQAPEPRALLQRSAGAGDAPAPAAPDGLPDFFHAPAPETTLQLGNSLAPQLGQSVLSLVQEQSQRLRAMQAELETVRSALTERKTLERAKGLLMAHRQLSESEAHKLLRQTAMNQNRRLIDVAEAVLAMADLLPPAQG
- a CDS encoding CmpA/NrtA family ABC transporter substrate-binding protein; this translates as MEAGSRRQFLRQAGGIAAGAALYTQLGHGGVWAAGSDAPEKKEVKIGFIPLTDCASVVMASVLGLDQKYGVKIIPTKEASWAGVRDKLVNGELDFAHVLYGLVYGLHLGVSGPKKEMAVLMTLNQNGQAITLSKKLADKGAVDAASLAKLMASDKREYTFAQTFPTGTHAMWLYYWLASAGIDPLKDAKVITVPPPQMVANMRIGNMDGFCVGEPWGHRAIMDNIGITAVTTQDIWQGHPEKVLGTTAEFAQKNPNTARAVMMAILEAGRWIDASLQNKLKMAETIAGKAYVNTSVDAINQRILGRYQNGLGKTWDDPNHMKFFADGAVNYPYLSDGMWFLTQHKRWGLLKSHPDYLAVAKQINRTDLYSQAAAQLKVNVPKDTMRSSKLIDGVVWDGKDPTKYADSFKVKA